Proteins from a genomic interval of Rosa chinensis cultivar Old Blush chromosome 2, RchiOBHm-V2, whole genome shotgun sequence:
- the LOC112189882 gene encoding 2-oxoglutarate-Fe(II) type oxidoreductase hxnY isoform X1, with protein sequence MKMEFVAYLFISDGVLKNRKSEKLYILHSPSPISCTEKPIIPGSSIHLKMDNGIKNGAEAITVSALNCIDLSTTDTHQSVSLLKQACLDCGFFYVVNHGITEQFMDEVFSQSRKMFSLPLSEKMKLLRNKKHRGYTPLLDEHLDHENQVHVGDYKEGYYIGVEVAEDDPKAEKPFYGPNVWPAPDILPGWRETMEEFHRQALEVAKAVARLIALALDLDVHFFDKQEMLGEAIATLRLLHYEGKISDPSNGIFGAGAHSDFGLITLLATDDVLGLQICKDKDAKPQLWEYVAPVKGAFIVNLGDMLERWSNCIFKSTLHRVVGNGRERYSIAYFIEPSHDCLVECLPSCKSENNPPKFPPILCQTYLSQRYSDTHADLTTYGENKN encoded by the exons ATGAAGATGGAGTTCGTGGCATATTTGTTCATTTCGGACGGCGTgttgaaaaacagaaaaagtgAAAAGCTATATATACTCCATTCTCCATCACCAATTTCTTGTACAGAAAAACCAATTATTCCTGGCAGCTCAATtcatctcaaaatggataaCGGAATCAAGAACGGTGCTGAAGCCATAACAGTCTCGGCTCTCAATTGTATTGATCTCTCAACCACAGATACTCACCAATCCGTCTCTCTACTCAAACAG GCCTGTTTGGATTGCGGTTTCTTCTACGTGGTAAATCATGGAATAACCGAGCAATTCATGGACGAGGTGTTTTCACAGAGCAGGAAGATGTTCAGTTTACCGTTGAGTGAAAAAATGAAGCTTTTGAGGAACAAGAAGCACAGGGGATATACCCCTCTTCTTGATGAGCATCTGGACCATGAAAACCAAGTTCATG TAGGAGATTACAAGGAGGGGTATTACATAGGAGTTGAGGTAGCTGAAGACGACCCAAAAGCGGAAAAGCCATTTTATGGTCCTAATGTTTGGCCTGCACCAG ATATCTTGCCTGGGTGGAGGGAGACCATGGAAGAATTTCATAGACAAGCCTT AGAGGTGGCTAAAGCAGTTGCTAGGCTCATAGCCCTTGCTCTTGACCTTGATGTTCATTTCTTTGATAAGCAAGAAATGCTTGGTGAGGCTATTGCGACGTTGCGCTTACTACACTATGAAG gaaaaatatCTGATCCATCAAATGGAATTTTCGGAGCTGGAGCGCATTCTGACTTCGGTCTCATTACCCTTTTGGCAACTGATGATGTCTTAGGTCTCCAA ATATGCAAGGATAAGGATGCCAAACCTCAGTTGTGGGAATACGTAGCTCCGGTTAAAGG AGCATTTATAGTGAATCTTGGTGACATGCTGGAACGCTGGAGTAACTGTATTTTCAA GTCCACATTGCATAGAGTTGTAGGGAACGGTCGAGAGAGATACTCT ATTGCATACTTTATAGAACCTAGTCATGATTGTCTTGTCGAGTGCTTGCCTTCCTGCAAGTCAGAAAATAACCCTCCCAA GTTTCCTCCAATCTTGTGTCAAACTTACCTGAGCCAGCGCTATAGTGATACTCATGCTGATCTGACTACCTAcggagaaaataaaaactag
- the LOC112189882 gene encoding 2-oxoglutarate-Fe(II) type oxidoreductase hxnY isoform X2, with protein MKMEFVAYLFISDGVLKNRKSEKLYILHSPSPISCTEKPIIPGSSIHLKMDNGIKNGAEAITVSALNCIDLSTTDTHQSVSLLKQACLDCGFFYVVNHGITEQFMDEVFSQSRKMFSLPLSEKMKLLRNKKHRGYTPLLDEHLDHENQVHGDYKEGYYIGVEVAEDDPKAEKPFYGPNVWPAPDILPGWRETMEEFHRQALEVAKAVARLIALALDLDVHFFDKQEMLGEAIATLRLLHYEGKISDPSNGIFGAGAHSDFGLITLLATDDVLGLQICKDKDAKPQLWEYVAPVKGAFIVNLGDMLERWSNCIFKSTLHRVVGNGRERYSIAYFIEPSHDCLVECLPSCKSENNPPKFPPILCQTYLSQRYSDTHADLTTYGENKN; from the exons ATGAAGATGGAGTTCGTGGCATATTTGTTCATTTCGGACGGCGTgttgaaaaacagaaaaagtgAAAAGCTATATATACTCCATTCTCCATCACCAATTTCTTGTACAGAAAAACCAATTATTCCTGGCAGCTCAATtcatctcaaaatggataaCGGAATCAAGAACGGTGCTGAAGCCATAACAGTCTCGGCTCTCAATTGTATTGATCTCTCAACCACAGATACTCACCAATCCGTCTCTCTACTCAAACAG GCCTGTTTGGATTGCGGTTTCTTCTACGTGGTAAATCATGGAATAACCGAGCAATTCATGGACGAGGTGTTTTCACAGAGCAGGAAGATGTTCAGTTTACCGTTGAGTGAAAAAATGAAGCTTTTGAGGAACAAGAAGCACAGGGGATATACCCCTCTTCTTGATGAGCATCTGGACCATGAAAACCAAGTTCATG GAGATTACAAGGAGGGGTATTACATAGGAGTTGAGGTAGCTGAAGACGACCCAAAAGCGGAAAAGCCATTTTATGGTCCTAATGTTTGGCCTGCACCAG ATATCTTGCCTGGGTGGAGGGAGACCATGGAAGAATTTCATAGACAAGCCTT AGAGGTGGCTAAAGCAGTTGCTAGGCTCATAGCCCTTGCTCTTGACCTTGATGTTCATTTCTTTGATAAGCAAGAAATGCTTGGTGAGGCTATTGCGACGTTGCGCTTACTACACTATGAAG gaaaaatatCTGATCCATCAAATGGAATTTTCGGAGCTGGAGCGCATTCTGACTTCGGTCTCATTACCCTTTTGGCAACTGATGATGTCTTAGGTCTCCAA ATATGCAAGGATAAGGATGCCAAACCTCAGTTGTGGGAATACGTAGCTCCGGTTAAAGG AGCATTTATAGTGAATCTTGGTGACATGCTGGAACGCTGGAGTAACTGTATTTTCAA GTCCACATTGCATAGAGTTGTAGGGAACGGTCGAGAGAGATACTCT ATTGCATACTTTATAGAACCTAGTCATGATTGTCTTGTCGAGTGCTTGCCTTCCTGCAAGTCAGAAAATAACCCTCCCAA GTTTCCTCCAATCTTGTGTCAAACTTACCTGAGCCAGCGCTATAGTGATACTCATGCTGATCTGACTACCTAcggagaaaataaaaactag
- the LOC112189884 gene encoding uncharacterized protein DDB_G0271670-like: protein MSGVQLLDSVQQSLDRICDLKNQPQPNDGIRRKLALLTEQDALYVLNQIYNSKTPIRTLNGFISFMIKELENESSSSSSRAVWTPQSPSASSSSSSSSSSFTSPPRPDHSQGEKIQCGSPVNRQPLYSSASPSQVSPTSSYQSHSSPTITDASFYSSSQPQDETPNPSPGTVCNGQSPYSFPSLYQILSAPFNTLRQLYEWFRGICISPFQTLSASPVTPVQLYQSFQDQTFNTFFNALRFDQWWFMLP from the exons ATGTCAGGCGTGCAGCTACTTGACTCGGTGCAGCAATCGCTGGATCGAATATGCGACCTTAAAAACCAACCACAGCCGAACGACGGCATCAGAAGAAAGCTTGCATTGCTGACCGAGCAAGACGCCCTCTACGTGCTAAACCAAATTTACAACAGCAAAACTCCCATCAGAACCCTCAATGGATTCATCTCTTTCATGATCAAGGAACTAGAAAATgaatcttcttcgtcttcttcaagAGCAGTGTGGACCCCTCAGAGTccctctgcttcttcttcttcttcttcttcttcttcttcatttactAGTCCTCCACGGCCTGATCATTCTCAAG GTGAGAAAATCCAGTGTGGTTCTCCTGTTAATCGACAGCCACTCTATTCTTCAGCTTCTCCTTCTCAAGTTTCCCCGACTTCTTCTTATCAGAGCCATTCCTCTCCTACTATTACTGATGCATCATTTTATTCCAGTTCTCAGCCTCAGG ATGAGACTCCCAACCCATCCCCCGGGACAGTGTGCAATGGACAATCACCCTATTCCTTCCCTTCTCTCTATCAAATCCTATCTGCTCCTTTTAATACTCTTAGACAACTCTATGAGTGGTTCCGAG GTATTTGTATTTCTCCTTTTCAAACCCTATCTGCCTCTCCTGTTACTCCTGTTCAACTTTATCAGAGCTTTCAAGATCAGACTTTCAATACTTTTTTCAATGCTTTGCGTTTTGATCAATGGTGGTTTATGTTACCTTAA
- the LOC112189880 gene encoding probable RNA-dependent RNA polymerase 3 — translation MSRWNSSKTDCRDESGNPIYVDGKPRIHTDGTGFISEDLALLCPEIARKGEQINSEHIEGLDDPDGELEDKILEWKQPGTRTRELPLLMQFRLFYEGRAIKGTFLVNKELPPRTLKIRSSMVKVEPDPKLSDPQTVNSLEIVGTSKLNKRTYLSRNLIALLYHGGVPKKYFIELLMKALEETRDVFSNPRAAFRVALRYGEIDDNRTVAKMISCGIPLEEPYVQYRLSTLMDMEKINLKKGKICIPESYYLMGTADPTGKLEKDEVCIILENGQLLSGDFLVYRNPGLHFGDIHVLKARYVKELESVVGKAKYGIFFSSKGPRSVADEMAGGDFDGDLYWISRNPQLLKSFKPSEPWIGKSSAQKVHGKRPTELSKDDLEDELIKLFLKTRFEPSFALYEAAQNWMALMDKFLTLGDTSIDVKKKLKDKILRLIDIYYEALDAPKKGFEVVVPKELKVREFPHFMEKKNQESYHSSSILGSIYDKVEEFKTEDRSLKEIRKLPLFEDDVPEDRLKEWEKRYKEYRKKMTSAMGNEDKESKNQAANIVIREYKEILFEAEEFEESKRDRQQIYNDALAIYHVCYDYARSVRTETGAQDVGKCGFVWKVAGAALCQLHEDRSLKPGEKVFRILPSVLKDIM, via the exons ATGTCAAGGTGGAATTCATCAAAGACAGACTGTCGC GATGAGTCTGGTAATCCCATCTATGTAGATGGAAAACCTCGCATACATACTGATGGGACAGGATTTATATCTGAGGATCTGGCTTTACTTTGTCCTGAGATAGCACGCAAAGGAGAGCAGATCAATAGTGAACACATCGAG GGACTTGATGATCCTGATGGTGAACTTGAGGACAAAATTCTGGAATGGAAACAGCCAGGCACTAGAACTCGGGAACTG CCTTTGCTCATGCAGTTCCGACTTTTTTACGAAGGCCGTGCTATCAAAGGAACTTTTCTTGTCAATAAAGAG CTTCCACCAAGAACTTTGAAGATTCGATCATCAATGGTTAAAGTTGAGCCAGATCCAAAATTGTCAGATCCTCAAACAGTGAATTCACTGGAGATAGTAGGAACAAG TAAACTTAATAAGAGAACGTATTTGTCGAGGAACTTAATTGCACTTTTGTACCATGGAGGGGTGCCAAAAAAATACTTCATCGAGTTACTTATGAAAGCTTTAGAAGAGACTCGTGACGTTTTTAGCAATCCACGCGCAGCATTCAGAG TTGCCCTTAGATATGGCGAGATCGATGACAACCGTACTGTTGCGAAAATGATCTCCTGTGGTATTCCTCTTGAAGAACCATATGTGCAATATCGTCTTTCAACCCTTATGGACATGGAAAAGATCAATCtcaaaaaagggaaaatttgtATTCCTGAATCATACTATTTGATGGGGACAGCTGACCCAACAGGAAAACttgaaaaagatgaagtttgCATTATCCT AGAAAATGGACAACTACTGTCGGGAGATTTTCTAGTGTACCGGAATCCTGGTTTACACTTTGGTGATATTCATGTCCTAAAGGCCAGATATGTCAAGGAACTAGAATCTGTTGTTGGCAAGGCCAAGTACGGTATATTCTTCTCTAGTAAAGGTCCACGTTCCGTTGCTGATGAAATGGCTGGTGGAGATTTTGATGGTGATCTATACTGGATCTCAAGAAACCCTCAG CTATTAAAATCGTTTAAACCAAGTGAACCATGGATTGGAAAGTCATCTGCCCAAAAAGTTCATGGTAAAAGACCAACCGAGCTTTCAAAGGATGATCTAGAAGATGAGCTCATCAAACTATTCTTGAAGACTAGGTTTGAACCAAG CTTCGCATTGTATGAGGCAGCTCAAAACTGGATGGCTTTGATGGATAAATTTTTGACTCTAGGAGATACGAGTATTGATgtgaaaaaaaaactgaaggaCAAGATACTGCGATTAATTGATATTTACTATGAAGCTCTCGATGCACCAAAAAAAGGTTTTGAG GTTGTAGTTCCAAAAGAATTGAAGGTGCGAGAGTTCCCACATTTCAtggagaagaaaaaccaagaatccTACCATTCAAGTTCCATTTTGGGATCCATTTATGATAAGGTGGAGGAATTTAAAACAGAAGACAGATCTCTCAAAG AAATTCGGAAACTTCCTCTTTTTGAAGACGACGTTCCTGAGGACCGCTTGAAAGAATGGGAGAAACGATACAAAGAGTACCGGAAGAAGATGACCTCTGCCATGGGAAATGAAGATAAAGAGAGCAAGAATCAGGCAGCCAATATCGTCATAAGAGAGTATAAAGAG ATCCTATTCGAGGCTGAGGAGTTTGAGGAAAGTAAAAGGGACAGACAACAAATATATAACGACGCACTCGCTATTTATCATGTTTGTTATGACTATGCCAGGAGTGTGAGGACTGAAACTGGGGCACAAGATGTCGGGAAATGTGGCTTTGTCTGGAAAGTTGCAGGTGCAGCTCTATGCCAGCTTCATGAGGACCGGAGTTTGAAACCTGGTGAAAAGGTTTTCAGGATCTTACCCTCTGTTTTGAAGGATATTATGTAG
- the LOC112189881 gene encoding NADP-dependent malic enzyme — MESALKEVRDGVSVLDLDPTAAVGGGVEDVYGEDAATEDQLVTPWTFSVASGYSLLRDPQYNKGLAFTEKERDAHYLRGLLPPATSTQQLQEKKLMHNIRQYQVPLQKYMALTELQERNERLFYKLLIDNVEELLPIVYTPTVGEACQKYGSIFRRPQGLYISLKEKGRILEVLKNWPERTIQVIVVTDGERILGLGDLGCQGMGIPVGKLALYTALGGVRPSACLPITIDVGTNNEQLLKDEFYIGLRQKRATGKEYAELLHEFMGAVKQNYGEKVVVQFEDFANHNAFELLAKYRNTHLVFNDDIQGTAAVVLAGVVAALKLIGGTLSEHKFLFLGAGEAGTGIAELIALEISKKTNVPVEEARKKIWLVDSKGLIVSSRKESLQNFKKPWAHEHEPVKDLIDAVKAIKPTVLIGTSGIGKTFTKEVIEALASFNEKPLILALSNPTSQSECTAEEAYTWTKGRAIFASGSPFDPFEYDGKVYIPGQSNNAYIFPGFGLGLVISGAIRVHDDMLLAASEALAGQVSKENFDKGLIYPPFSKIRKISAEIAANVAAKAYELGVATRLPRPENLVKYAESCMYSPLYRSYR, encoded by the exons ATGGAGAGCGCACTCAAGGAGGTGAGGGATGGTGTTTCTGTGCTTGACCTGGACCCCACAGCCGCCGTCGGTGGCGGCGTTGAGGACGTCTACGGTGAGGATGCTGCCACCGAGGACCAACTCGTCACTCCGTGGACTTTCTCTGTAGCCAG TGGGTACTCTCTGCTGAGAGATCCTCAATACAACAAAGGGCTAGCATTTACCGAGAAAGAGAGGGATGCTCATTACTTGCGCGGTCTTCTGCCTCCGGCTACTTCCACTCAACAACTTCAG GAGAAGAAGCTGATGCACAATATCAGACAATACCAAGTGCCGCTGCAAAAATATATGGCACTGACCGAACTCCAG GAGAGGAATGAGAGGCTGTTCTACAAACTTCTCATTGATAATGTCGAGGAATTGCTCCCGATTGTATATACTCCAACTGTTGGTGAGGCTTGCCAGAAATATGGAAGCATTTTCAGACGCCCTCAGGGTCTTTACATAAGTCTGAAAGAGAA AGGTAGAATTCTCGAGGTATTGAAGAACTGGCCTGAAAGGACTATTCAAGTTATTGTTGTCACTGATGGTGAGCGTATATTGGGACTTGGTGACCTTGGTTGTCAG GGGATGGGAATTCCTGTAGGGAAGTTGGCGTTGTACACAGCTCTTGGAGGAGTTCGTCCCTCAGCA TGTTTGCCTATAACCATTGATGTTGGGACAAATAATGAGCAGTTGCTGAAGGATGAGTTCTACATTGGGCTCAGACAAAAGAGAGCAACTGGAAAG GAATATGCTGAGCTTTTACATGAGTTCATGGGTGCTGTGAAGCAGAACTATGGCGAAAAAGTTGTTGTACAG TTTGAAGATTTCGCTAACCACAATGCCTTTGAGCTGCTGGCAAAATATCGAAATACTCATCTCGTCTTCAATGATGACATACAG GGGACTGCTGCTGTAGTTCTTGCTGGAGTTGTGGCGGCACTAAAGTTGATAGGTGGTACCCTGTCTGAGCACAAGTTTTTGTTCCTCGGTGCTGGGGAA GCTGGGACAGGTATAGCAGAGCTAATAGCTCTTGAGATCTCAAAAAAG ACAAATGTTCCTGTGGAAGAGGCGCGCAAAAAGATCTGGCTTGTTGATTCAAAG GGCCTAATTGTTAGCTCTCGTAAAGAATCTCTTCAAAATTTTAAGAAGCCTTGGGCTCATGAACATGAACCCGTTAAGGATCTCATTGATGCTGTCAAG GCAATTAAACCAACAGTTCTTATTGGAACATCTGGTATTGGAAAAACATTCACAAAAGAAGTGATTGAGGCACTAGCTTCCTTCAATGAG AAACCTCTCATTTTGGCTCTTTCCAACCCAACATCACAGTCAGAATGTACAGCTGAAGAAGCTTATACTTGGACTAAG GGTCGTGCAATTTTTGCTAGTGGAAGTCCTTTCGATCCTTTTGAATATGATGGCAAAGTTTATATTCCTGGCCAG TCCAACAATGCTTACATTTTCCCTGGATTTGGTCTTGGCTTGGTCATCTCTGGAGCAATTCGGGTGCATGATGATATGCTTCTAGCAGCTT CTGAGGCCCTGGCGGGACAAGTTTCAAAGGAGAATTTCGATAAAGGACTTATTTATCCACCATTCTCTAAAATCAGAAAGATTTCAGCTGAAATAGCTGCTAATGTAGCTGCCAAGGCATATGAACTTG GTGTTGCTACACGACTCCCTCGTCCAGAAAATCTTGTGAAGTATGCTGAGAGTTGCATGTATAGTCCTCTCTACAGAAGCTACCGGTAA